The following are encoded in a window of Onthophagus taurus isolate NC chromosome 3, IU_Otau_3.0, whole genome shotgun sequence genomic DNA:
- the LOC111416280 gene encoding organic cation transporter protein-like isoform X2, with the protein MSVKDTKMNPNQNDAEEDEDNDVVTRAIGSFGKWQLQMTFLLSLFNIPCTFHIYSPTFLANQRKTWCARPEEFQNISVDDWITYTQPNKDNDGHCWIYDLTGINSLENITPNLPLVACKNWEFEGGGTTIIEDFSLVCNRRFLNNISEMMFLAGVAIGGLVCGFLSDKFGRKKTLMFSVCGQTALGILIAFSPWFELYCILRALLGFISVSVVFSGFVLSIELVSGRWRTISGLAYFFPLSLGYAITAGIAWLLRDWRHFQLAISVPGILFMGLYWIIPKSPRWLLAMGKTDEVIPILQRAAKINGRTVPDNLEKLMMDDNKGGEEPKVSVWDLFKTREMTKTTILLSIIWFVVYLIYYGITLNMQNIGGDIYINSVVSGLVEIPAIALSIGILLKMGRRYPFGGTIFFAGIISVCIIPIKMFIPDLQWPVTALAMIGKFLISSSNAVMPVFTAELYPTTMRNLGVGASNVSAGIALMLVPFVYETEVLHVSVPLIILGVFGVVGGVSVLFLRETGNKPLKDTL; encoded by the exons AAATGAATCCAAATCAAAATGATGCAGAAGAAGACGAAGACAATGACGTTGTAACACGAGCAATCGGAAGTTTTGGAAAATGGCAATTACAAATGACCTTTTTATTATCCCTTTTCAATATCCCCTGCACATTTCACATTTACTCACCGACGTTTTTGGCGAATCAAAGAAAAACGTGGTGCGCTCGCCCGgaagaatttcaaaatatatccGTAGACGATTGGATAACTTACACTCAACCGAACAAAGACAACGATGGTCATTGTTGGATTTACGATTTGACTGGAATTAATAGTTTAGAAAATATCACCCCAAACTTGCCGTTGGTTGCTTGTAAAAATTGGGAATTTGAAGGAGGAG gaACAACGATAATAGAAGACTTTTCATTGGTGTGCAATCGAAGATTCTTAAATAATATCTCGGAAATGATGTTTTTAGCTGGAGTAGCGATCGGTGGATTAGTTTGTGGCTTTCTTTCGGATAAATTcggaagaaaaaaaactttaatgttTTCTGTTTGCGGCCAAACAGCTTTAG GAATCCTAATAGCTTTCTCACCATGGTTCGAACTTTATTGCATCCTCCGAGCCCTCCTCGGTTTCATCTCAGTTTCAGTCGTTTTCAGCGGATTCGTTCTCTCAATCGAATTAGTTAGCGGTCGTTGGCGAACCATTTCCGGCCTTGCATATTTTTTCCCGCTCTCTTTAGGATACGCGATCACCGCCGGAATCGCGTGGTTACTAAGAGATTGGCGTCACTTTCAATTAGCCATTTCTGTGCCTGGGATACTTTTTATGGGATTATATTGGATAATCCCAAAATCACCGAGATGGCTCTTAGCAATGGGCAAAACCGATGAAGTTATACCGATTTTGCAACGCGCTGCCAAAATTAATGGAAGAACTGTGCCggataatttagaaaaattaatgatggaTGATAACAAAGGTGGCGAAGAGCCGAAAGTTTCCGTTTgggatttatttaaaactcgGGAAATGACGAAAACGACGATTTTGTTATCGATTATTTGGTTTGTGGtgtacttaatttattatggaaTTACGTTAAATATGCAAAATATTGGTGgagatatttatattaatagc gTTGTATCTGGTTTAGTAGAAATCCCAGCGATAGCCCTCAGCATaggaatattattaaaaatgggCCGTCGATACCCATTCGGAGGAACAATTTTCTTTGCGGGAATCATCTCAGTCTGCATTATCccgataaaaatgtttatcccAGATTTACAATGGCCCGTAACAGCTTTAGCCATGATTGgaaaattcttaatttcatCATCAAACGCGGTTATGCCCGTTTTCACGGCGGAACTTTATCCAACAACGATGCGAAATTTAGGAGTCGGTGCCAGCAATGTTTCCGCAGGAATCGCTTTGATGTTGGTACCTTTCGTTTACGAgacg GAAGTTCTCCACGTATCAGTTCCTCTGATTATTCTCGGAGTATTTGGCGTCGTGGGTGGAGTtagcgttttatttttaagagaaACTGGAAATAAACCTCTCAAAGACACGTTGTAA
- the LOC111416280 gene encoding organic cation transporter protein-like isoform X1: MDEIYRDEDEGILEDLLRDCREMNPNQNDAEEDEDNDVVTRAIGSFGKWQLQMTFLLSLFNIPCTFHIYSPTFLANQRKTWCARPEEFQNISVDDWITYTQPNKDNDGHCWIYDLTGINSLENITPNLPLVACKNWEFEGGGTTIIEDFSLVCNRRFLNNISEMMFLAGVAIGGLVCGFLSDKFGRKKTLMFSVCGQTALGILIAFSPWFELYCILRALLGFISVSVVFSGFVLSIELVSGRWRTISGLAYFFPLSLGYAITAGIAWLLRDWRHFQLAISVPGILFMGLYWIIPKSPRWLLAMGKTDEVIPILQRAAKINGRTVPDNLEKLMMDDNKGGEEPKVSVWDLFKTREMTKTTILLSIIWFVVYLIYYGITLNMQNIGGDIYINSVVSGLVEIPAIALSIGILLKMGRRYPFGGTIFFAGIISVCIIPIKMFIPDLQWPVTALAMIGKFLISSSNAVMPVFTAELYPTTMRNLGVGASNVSAGIALMLVPFVYETEVLHVSVPLIILGVFGVVGGVSVLFLRETGNKPLKDTL; the protein is encoded by the exons AAATGAATCCAAATCAAAATGATGCAGAAGAAGACGAAGACAATGACGTTGTAACACGAGCAATCGGAAGTTTTGGAAAATGGCAATTACAAATGACCTTTTTATTATCCCTTTTCAATATCCCCTGCACATTTCACATTTACTCACCGACGTTTTTGGCGAATCAAAGAAAAACGTGGTGCGCTCGCCCGgaagaatttcaaaatatatccGTAGACGATTGGATAACTTACACTCAACCGAACAAAGACAACGATGGTCATTGTTGGATTTACGATTTGACTGGAATTAATAGTTTAGAAAATATCACCCCAAACTTGCCGTTGGTTGCTTGTAAAAATTGGGAATTTGAAGGAGGAG gaACAACGATAATAGAAGACTTTTCATTGGTGTGCAATCGAAGATTCTTAAATAATATCTCGGAAATGATGTTTTTAGCTGGAGTAGCGATCGGTGGATTAGTTTGTGGCTTTCTTTCGGATAAATTcggaagaaaaaaaactttaatgttTTCTGTTTGCGGCCAAACAGCTTTAG GAATCCTAATAGCTTTCTCACCATGGTTCGAACTTTATTGCATCCTCCGAGCCCTCCTCGGTTTCATCTCAGTTTCAGTCGTTTTCAGCGGATTCGTTCTCTCAATCGAATTAGTTAGCGGTCGTTGGCGAACCATTTCCGGCCTTGCATATTTTTTCCCGCTCTCTTTAGGATACGCGATCACCGCCGGAATCGCGTGGTTACTAAGAGATTGGCGTCACTTTCAATTAGCCATTTCTGTGCCTGGGATACTTTTTATGGGATTATATTGGATAATCCCAAAATCACCGAGATGGCTCTTAGCAATGGGCAAAACCGATGAAGTTATACCGATTTTGCAACGCGCTGCCAAAATTAATGGAAGAACTGTGCCggataatttagaaaaattaatgatggaTGATAACAAAGGTGGCGAAGAGCCGAAAGTTTCCGTTTgggatttatttaaaactcgGGAAATGACGAAAACGACGATTTTGTTATCGATTATTTGGTTTGTGGtgtacttaatttattatggaaTTACGTTAAATATGCAAAATATTGGTGgagatatttatattaatagc gTTGTATCTGGTTTAGTAGAAATCCCAGCGATAGCCCTCAGCATaggaatattattaaaaatgggCCGTCGATACCCATTCGGAGGAACAATTTTCTTTGCGGGAATCATCTCAGTCTGCATTATCccgataaaaatgtttatcccAGATTTACAATGGCCCGTAACAGCTTTAGCCATGATTGgaaaattcttaatttcatCATCAAACGCGGTTATGCCCGTTTTCACGGCGGAACTTTATCCAACAACGATGCGAAATTTAGGAGTCGGTGCCAGCAATGTTTCCGCAGGAATCGCTTTGATGTTGGTACCTTTCGTTTACGAgacg GAAGTTCTCCACGTATCAGTTCCTCTGATTATTCTCGGAGTATTTGGCGTCGTGGGTGGAGTtagcgttttatttttaagagaaACTGGAAATAAACCTCTCAAAGACACGTTGTAA
- the LOC111416280 gene encoding organic cation transporter protein-like isoform X3, with product MNPNQNDAEEDEDNDVVTRAIGSFGKWQLQMTFLLSLFNIPCTFHIYSPTFLANQRKTWCARPEEFQNISVDDWITYTQPNKDNDGHCWIYDLTGINSLENITPNLPLVACKNWEFEGGGTTIIEDFSLVCNRRFLNNISEMMFLAGVAIGGLVCGFLSDKFGRKKTLMFSVCGQTALGILIAFSPWFELYCILRALLGFISVSVVFSGFVLSIELVSGRWRTISGLAYFFPLSLGYAITAGIAWLLRDWRHFQLAISVPGILFMGLYWIIPKSPRWLLAMGKTDEVIPILQRAAKINGRTVPDNLEKLMMDDNKGGEEPKVSVWDLFKTREMTKTTILLSIIWFVVYLIYYGITLNMQNIGGDIYINSVVSGLVEIPAIALSIGILLKMGRRYPFGGTIFFAGIISVCIIPIKMFIPDLQWPVTALAMIGKFLISSSNAVMPVFTAELYPTTMRNLGVGASNVSAGIALMLVPFVYETEVLHVSVPLIILGVFGVVGGVSVLFLRETGNKPLKDTL from the exons ATGAATCCAAATCAAAATGATGCAGAAGAAGACGAAGACAATGACGTTGTAACACGAGCAATCGGAAGTTTTGGAAAATGGCAATTACAAATGACCTTTTTATTATCCCTTTTCAATATCCCCTGCACATTTCACATTTACTCACCGACGTTTTTGGCGAATCAAAGAAAAACGTGGTGCGCTCGCCCGgaagaatttcaaaatatatccGTAGACGATTGGATAACTTACACTCAACCGAACAAAGACAACGATGGTCATTGTTGGATTTACGATTTGACTGGAATTAATAGTTTAGAAAATATCACCCCAAACTTGCCGTTGGTTGCTTGTAAAAATTGGGAATTTGAAGGAGGAG gaACAACGATAATAGAAGACTTTTCATTGGTGTGCAATCGAAGATTCTTAAATAATATCTCGGAAATGATGTTTTTAGCTGGAGTAGCGATCGGTGGATTAGTTTGTGGCTTTCTTTCGGATAAATTcggaagaaaaaaaactttaatgttTTCTGTTTGCGGCCAAACAGCTTTAG GAATCCTAATAGCTTTCTCACCATGGTTCGAACTTTATTGCATCCTCCGAGCCCTCCTCGGTTTCATCTCAGTTTCAGTCGTTTTCAGCGGATTCGTTCTCTCAATCGAATTAGTTAGCGGTCGTTGGCGAACCATTTCCGGCCTTGCATATTTTTTCCCGCTCTCTTTAGGATACGCGATCACCGCCGGAATCGCGTGGTTACTAAGAGATTGGCGTCACTTTCAATTAGCCATTTCTGTGCCTGGGATACTTTTTATGGGATTATATTGGATAATCCCAAAATCACCGAGATGGCTCTTAGCAATGGGCAAAACCGATGAAGTTATACCGATTTTGCAACGCGCTGCCAAAATTAATGGAAGAACTGTGCCggataatttagaaaaattaatgatggaTGATAACAAAGGTGGCGAAGAGCCGAAAGTTTCCGTTTgggatttatttaaaactcgGGAAATGACGAAAACGACGATTTTGTTATCGATTATTTGGTTTGTGGtgtacttaatttattatggaaTTACGTTAAATATGCAAAATATTGGTGgagatatttatattaatagc gTTGTATCTGGTTTAGTAGAAATCCCAGCGATAGCCCTCAGCATaggaatattattaaaaatgggCCGTCGATACCCATTCGGAGGAACAATTTTCTTTGCGGGAATCATCTCAGTCTGCATTATCccgataaaaatgtttatcccAGATTTACAATGGCCCGTAACAGCTTTAGCCATGATTGgaaaattcttaatttcatCATCAAACGCGGTTATGCCCGTTTTCACGGCGGAACTTTATCCAACAACGATGCGAAATTTAGGAGTCGGTGCCAGCAATGTTTCCGCAGGAATCGCTTTGATGTTGGTACCTTTCGTTTACGAgacg GAAGTTCTCCACGTATCAGTTCCTCTGATTATTCTCGGAGTATTTGGCGTCGTGGGTGGAGTtagcgttttatttttaagagaaACTGGAAATAAACCTCTCAAAGACACGTTGTAA